ATCACAGCCCTCGGGAAGCGACTTACGCAGTGCGGGAACGAATGTGCCCGGATAGCAGGGTCTAGGGGTCAGCCCTCCGGATGCACTCGTTCCTGATGGAAGAATGGGCCATTCTCCCGGGTTCATATCAATCTACAAAAGGCCCTACCCCTTTTCCCGTTTAGACTGGGTGCGTAGTTCTATTTTTGCTAAGATGCCATAAACGTTATGCAAGGGAACACACCGTTTATCATTGTCTTGGCTGTAGGCGCGATCGGCGCAGCACTCGCCGGAGCCTATTTCGCGTCCCAATCCCCTCAATCACGCCCTCAAGTCACTCAAGTCCCCAACCCATCTCCCCCATCTCCCCCATCCCCCCAATCCCCCCAATCCCCCCAATCCCCCCAATCCCCCCAATCCCCTACTCCAAAACCCATTATGATTACTCCCTCCCAAAACAATTGCAAAATTACGACGGCCATTGTCTCCGATCCCAACCCCCCAGCTAACGTGCGTTCCAGTCCAGAAGTGACCGCCACGAATCTTTTAGGGACCCTGAGTAATGGAACTTATATCACCGTTACGGAAGAACAAAATGGCTGGTTTAAAATTAACAATCCAGTGGAGGGTTGGATTTCTAAAAGTATCACCGAAAGTTCTTGTTCTGAAATCACAGAACGGATTAATTTCTCCCCCAAGGGCACCTCTGCCCGGGTCAAAGGGCGGATTATTGGCGGAGGAAGTCATGAATATCTGCTCAAGGCATCTGCCGGTCAAACCTTAACCCTCTCCGTTTCAGAAGGCCCGTTGCCATTTGTTTTTATCCCCAATGACCCCTATCAGCGAACTGACCTCACCGGGGGGGGTCACTATACGGGCCTGGAAAAATGGAGTGGCACTCTCCCCACAACCGGGGATTATCTCATCGTTTTAGACTCCAATTTTCGAGGGTTTACCTATGATTTTGTCGTCGAAGTCAAGTAAACCTAACCCCCATTGATTTCCTCTAAAGAAATATCCAAAAGGGGATAGTCTTGCCAGTTTTCTGCATCAAAATGCCACCATTCGGTAATCAGAGGAATAAAACCCTGTTGAGTCATCACTCTTTCTAGTAACTGACTATTTTGGCGGGCTTGAGGGCTGACATCGGTGCCTGGGTAATCTCGGGCCGCGCGATCGCTAAAATCATCAAAATCTGTGGGCATTTCTAATTCATTGCCCATTGCATCAATTAGGGTTAAATCTACCGCTGCACCGCGATTATGGCGCGACCCCCTGGCGGGATTGGCAACATAGCGCGGATCCGGCAAAACTTCCCACATTTTCCGGGTGACTGAGAGGGGTCTATAGCAATCAAATACTTTTAACCCCAGTCCCATTGGTTGCAATTGCTCTTGAACCCTAGATAACTTTTGGGCGACGCTAGTTCGCAGAAGACATCGAGGGACAGAGTAGAGTTTGACATTCAAGAAATTATTGGCAGTGGCATAGCGAATATCAAGGGTAATGTTTGGATTAATCTCTTGGATATCTACTAAGTTCTCTCCCTCAATCTGAGGGTTTTCTGAAATTTTCTGCACGACAAGGGATGGATTTTGCAGTTCCCCTTCTTTGGACTTCAATTCAGCGAAAATCCTTACGGATTCTGCTCGTTGCCCGGGTCCGAGGGTGATGATTAACCCTAATGCAACTGAGAATAAAAAAAGGATGTAATTAATTTTCATGCGGTTTTTCCTGGGTTGGTGTTCCAAATTGAATAATGAATATTGCGATAAATTCTGAGTTAAATCAGAAAAAAATTATAAAGAGTAAGGGTAAGGTTGCTTTTAAAATAGGCAAATCGGGGAACTTTATAGACCCTAATCAGGTTTGATACCTTTATTAAATCTAGTTTTTGTTAAAGAGTGTCTAATTTTTTTTTGATAAAAAAAGTCCAGTGAACGGTGCGGTAAGGGATGAAAA
The nucleotide sequence above comes from Laspinema palackyanum D2c. Encoded proteins:
- a CDS encoding SH3 domain-containing protein, with the protein product MQGNTPFIIVLAVGAIGAALAGAYFASQSPQSRPQVTQVPNPSPPSPPSPQSPQSPQSPQSPQSPTPKPIMITPSQNNCKITTAIVSDPNPPANVRSSPEVTATNLLGTLSNGTYITVTEEQNGWFKINNPVEGWISKSITESSCSEITERINFSPKGTSARVKGRIIGGGSHEYLLKASAGQTLTLSVSEGPLPFVFIPNDPYQRTDLTGGGHYTGLEKWSGTLPTTGDYLIVLDSNFRGFTYDFVVEVK
- a CDS encoding M15 family metallopeptidase; this translates as MKINYILFLFSVALGLIITLGPGQRAESVRIFAELKSKEGELQNPSLVVQKISENPQIEGENLVDIQEINPNITLDIRYATANNFLNVKLYSVPRCLLRTSVAQKLSRVQEQLQPMGLGLKVFDCYRPLSVTRKMWEVLPDPRYVANPARGSRHNRGAAVDLTLIDAMGNELEMPTDFDDFSDRAARDYPGTDVSPQARQNSQLLERVMTQQGFIPLITEWWHFDAENWQDYPLLDISLEEINGG